A genomic region of Fundulus heteroclitus isolate FHET01 chromosome 24, MU-UCD_Fhet_4.1, whole genome shotgun sequence contains the following coding sequences:
- the LOC105931057 gene encoding microtubule-associated protein tau isoform X2, with product MEEPTDGCKPLESKVKDHKDVSPTGDVSSLKTEDNAEVMLPEKSQIPLSESTEQMKKIEATSHGNQDSSISKVGLGHETVPLKEGLDEGQCCGSKSYFETTSKSQEQGLSQSYYELSLTSEKMLGVEFEKAADKFEEQEKEEVRTPPGKALSEQRRLSLNIPRESSRETTIKVDKSRRFSETLCPISGSFDGSEVPPLTPFVETHTLPFPPVVSITPTPAPPDGVQTREEVHAEEHESGSEQSESLSEMLDLAGVPLRPSIQMKDHMRRKSMPTSALLGNAFGKLGLSEQILTEVAGENQQEDLGYCVFSECSAPLPSPADVPSPVDSQHQHFPSLGSEEEDPRVSETEGGQLQMQQKDESEITQICQKPLLENKDPPVKTSMILEKAVTSGLKPDRLRIPMTASKDRLTELRLETGLPGDIKIQAIPEVDVEKDPSREASPIPPDSSFTFTPAETGSRVTLSPTKPKSPAEGTAETQGGERLGKDDEPNNASESKTADVELEENKKITVVEDHQEKAGEADINTTAMSTEPLQASTELKPSLGEIDTHILSEMTQHLSIEKPACEKNPQIQIPEVTLTKESAKPQTSSPIIVIPQAQVDEEVEEEDDIEIAEEPQEIIEEPEEIVHSTINITEESIPDVPEIEEQKKDQMRLMVCDKMADDDPKSGAEEWSHSALNSDEGELATDSSHLSPCSDHDLPQQSEEGDEEGNKKEGLQVVKLEGTEEENQGDKKDKALQEDVERVDSDVIGNGKEKKVKIEEDSTKSRDIEIGEEDTSFATNDETTVDVSILDTDSGWMDPQDDDKSIMTEQIEALPQTQRSTAASTVVDCPAKRLPGKGRGRLGTAECKVTRKAPTYHPPKEEIRKKKGVRRADQSKVSALQSRSPSRKSGAKVAARHPRPALLHGSARHKATGMAHHQPLSVAQPSRERPTSQQRKSSPTRAVLLKMAVQRGGGADQRSPRPGSACSLKRSPLVEAVICQARPSSACSRPPPSPNKWERTYRSPEKRSSLPRPAKSLTRHIPAAEQEDSTPSRPTSIRTDSRGDSRSGRAPSMPGHDSARSRSARSGASTPGSAVTPGTPPSYSCRTPGSRTPGSHTPKSFSVLQEKKVAVIRTPPKSPSSVQRQLKVINQPLPDLKNVKSKVGSTANLKHQPKGGQVHILSEKLDFTHVQAKCGSKDNLKHSPKGGNVMIPSVKLDFSHVQSKCGSLDKVHHTAGGGNIHIQTKKIDLSHVTAKCGSMSNIHHRPGGGHVRIENVKLDFKDKAHAKVGSLDNASHMPGGGNIMIESHKLSFRETAKARVDHGAEIIVTHSPGVETGGTSPRLSSAGSINMESPQLSTLAQDVTAALAKQGL from the exons ATGGAAGAACCCACTGATGGCTGCAAGCCTTTGGAATCTAAAGTCAAGGACCATAAAGATGTTTCACCGACAGGAGATGTGTCAAGTCTTAAGACAGAAGATAATGCTGAAGTTATGTTACCTGAGAAATCACAAATACCTTTGAGTGAAAGCACTgaacaaatgaagaaaatagaAGCAACAAGTCATGGCAACCAGGACAGCAGCATTTCTAAAGTTGGGCTAGGTCATGAAACAGTCCCGTTAAAAGAAGGATTAGATGAAGGCCAATGTTGTGGATCAAAAAGCTACTTTGAGACAACGTCAAAAAGCCAAGAACAGGGATTGTCACAAAGCTATTATGAACTCAGTTTAACCTCAGAGAAAATGTTAGGTGTAGAGTTTGAGAAAGCTGCGGATAAATTTGAAGAACAGGAGAAGGAAGAAGTGAGGACACCGCCTGGTAAAGCATTATCAGAGCAACGGAGACTGTCCTTGAACATTCCTAGAGAGTCTTCAAGAGAAACAACTATAAAGGTAGACAAGTCAAGAAGATTCTCTGAAACATTGTGTCCAATAAGTGGAAGCTTTGATGGGTCAGAAGTTCCTCCATTAACACCATTTGTTGAGACCCACACTTTGCcctttccacctgttgtctccATTACACCAACACCTGCACCACCTGATGGCGTCCAAACAAGGGAAGAAGTTCATGCTGAGGAGCACGAGTCTGGCTCTGAACAATCAGAAAGCCTCTCTGAGATGTTGGACTTGGCTGGTGTCCCACTTCGTCCATCAATCCAGATGAAGGATCATATGAGACGAAAATCAATGCCAACCAGTGCACTCCTTGGTAATGCTTTTGGCAAGCTTGGTTTGTCAGAGCAAATCTTGACAGAGGTGGCAGGGGAGAATCAACAGGAGGACCTTGGCTACTGTGTGTTCAGTGAGTGTTCAGCTCCCTTGCCTTCTCCTGCTGATGTACCAAGTCCTGTGGATTCTCAACACCAGCATTTCCCTTCTTTGGGTTCTGAAGAGGAGGATCCTAGAGTTTCTGAAACTGAAGGTGGACAACTTCAAATGCAACAAAAAGATGAGAGTGAAATTACCCAGATTTGTCAAAAACCTCTGTTGGAAAATAAAGATCCACCAGTGAAGACCTCCATGATTCTTGAGAAAGCTGTGACTAGTGGATTAAAACCAGATCGCTTACGAATCCCAATGACAGCTTCAAAAGACCGCCTTACTGAACTTCGTCTGGAGACTGGCTTACCTGGGGACATAAAAATCCAGGCAATCCCTGAGGTTGATGTTGAAAAAGACCCCTCTAGAGAAGCCTCACCCATCCCACCAGACAGCTCCTTCACTTTCACCCCTGCAGAAACTGGAAGTAGAGTTACTCTGAGTCCTACCAAGCCCAAGTCCCCAGCTGAAGGAACCGCAGAAACACAAGGTGGAGAAAGGCTGGGGAAAGACGATGAACCCAACAACGCTTCAGAATCCAAGACAGCTGATGTAGAactggaggaaaacaaaaagataactGTTGTTGAAGATCACCAAGAAAAAGCTGGTGAAGCAGATATAAACACAACAGCTATGTCAACAGAACCTTTGCAAGCTAGCACGGAACTAAAACCAAGCTTAGGAGAAATAGATACACACATACTCTCAGAAATGACACAGCATTTAAGCATAGAAAAGCCAGCATGTGAGAAGAATCCCCAAATCCAAATACCAGAGGTAACTCTAACTAAAGAATCAGCAAAGCCACAAACATCTTCCCCAATCATTGTAATACCTCAAGCACAAGTAGATGAGGAAGTCGAAGAAGAGGATGACATTGAGATTGCGGAAGAGCCCCAAGAGATTATAGAAGAACCTGAGGAGATTGTGCATTCCACGATAAATATAACAGAGGAAAGTATACCTGATGTACCGGAAATAGAGGAGCAAAAGAAGGACCAAATGAGACTGATGGTTTGTGATAAGATGGCGGACGACGATCCCAAGTCTGGAGCTGAAGAATGGAGCCATAGTGCCCTAAACAGTGATGAAGGGGAGCTTGCTACAGACAGTTCACACTTGTCTCCGTGTTCTGACCATGACCTTCCACAGCAGTCTGAGGAAGGTGACGAAGAAGGAAACAAGAAAGAAGGCTTACAGGTAGTTAAGCTAGAAGGGACAGAAGAAGAGAATCAAGGGGACAAGAAAGACAAAGCATTGCAAGAGGATGTGGAAAGAGTTGATTCTGATGTGATAGGTaatggaaaagagaaaaaagtcaaGATTGAAGAAGATAGCACCAAAAGTAGAGATATAGAGATTGGTGAAGAAGACACCAGTTTTGCAACTAACGATGAAACCACAGTGGATGTGTCTATCCTGGATACAGACAGTGGCTGGATGGACCCTCAAG ATGATGACAAAAGTATAATGACTGAGCAAATCGAAGCCCTTCCTCAGACCCAGAGATCTACCGCTGCATCTACGGTGGTGGACTGCCCTGCTAAACGGCTCCCCGGCAAAGGAAGGGGGCGCCTTGGCACTGCTGAATGTAAAGTGACACGCAAAGCACCAACCTACCATCCGCCAAAAGAGGagataagaaagaaaaaag GCGTGAGGAGGGCTGACCAGAGTAAGGTGTCAGCCCTCCAAAGTCGCTCTCCATCTCGAAAGAGTGGAGCCAAAGTGGCGGCCAGACATCCTAGGCCCGCTCTGCTTCACGGCTCTGCTAGGCACAAGGCCACAG GTATGGCCCACCATCAGCCCCTCAGCGTGGCCCAACCGTCCAGGGAGAGGCCCACT TCGCAACAGAGAAAATCT AGCCCCACGAGGGCCGTTCTGTTAAAGATGGCAGTGCAGCGCGGTGGGGGGGCAGATCAGCGCTCCCCCCGGCCGGGCTCTGCCTGCAGCCTTAAACGGAGCCCCCTTGTGGAGGCGGTGATATGCCAGGCTCGCCCCTCCTCTGCCTGCTCCCGCCCACCCCCTTCACCAAATAAATGG GAGAGAACATACCGCAGCCCCGAGAAGAGGTCATCCCTCCCCAGGCCAGCCAAGTCTCTGACTCGCCACATTCCTGCTGCGGAACAAGAGGACAGTACCCCCTCCAGGCCAACCT CAATCCGAACAGACTCCAGAGGAGACAGCAGGTCTGGAAGAGCCCCTAGTATGCCAG GCCATGATTCAGCCCGGTCCCGGTCGGCCCGAAGCGGTGCCTCCACCCCGGGCTCTGCTGTCACACCCGGCACTCCACCCAGCTACTCTTGCCGCACCCCAGGCTCACGCACCCCCGGCAGCCACACGCCCAAGTCCTTCAGCGTCCTCCAGGAGAAGAAGGTGGCAGTGATTCGCACCCCACCAAAGTCCCCTTCATCGGTTCAGCGGCAGCTGAAGGTCATCAACCAGCCCTTGCCTGACCTGAAGAATGTAAAGTCCAAGGTTGGGTCCACAGCCAATCTCAAGCATCAGCCGAAAGGAGGACAG gttcatattttaagtgaGAAGCTGGACTTCACTCATGTTCAGGCAAAGTGCGGCTCCAAGGATAATCTGAAGCACTCGCCAAAGGGAGGCAAT GTCATGATTCCAAGCGTTAAGCTGGACTTTAGCCACGTTCAGTCTAAATGTGGCTCCCTGGATAAAGTGCACCACACAGCGGGCGGGGGAAAC ATTCACATCCAGACCAAGAAGATTGATTTGAGCCATGTCACCGCCAAATGTGGTTCCATGTCCAACATCCATCACAGACCAG GGGGAGGACATGTCCGTATAGAGAACGTGAAGCTGGATTTCAAAGATAAGGCCCATGCCAAGGTCGGCTCCCTGGATAATGCCAGCCACATGCCCGGAGGGGGGAAtatcatg ATCGAGAGCCACAAACTGAGCTTCCGGGAAACAGCCAAAGCCCGCGTGGACCATGGTGCAGAGATCATAGTCACCCACTCCCCCGGGGTTGAGACAGGAGGCACCTCTCCTCGCCTGTCCTCCGCCGGCAGCATCAACATGGAGTCGCCACAGCTGTCCACGCTGGCGCAGGACGTCACTGCTGCCCTGGCCAAGCAGGGCTTATGA
- the LOC105931057 gene encoding microtubule-associated protein 2 isoform X5, producing the protein MEEPTDGCKPLESKVKDHKDVSPTGDVSSLKTEDNAEVMLPEKSQIPLSESTEQMKKIEATSHGNQDSSISKVGLGHETVPLKEGLDEGQCCGSKSYFETTSKSQEQGLSQSYYELSLTSEKMLGVEFEKAADKFEEQEKEEVRTPPGKALSEQRRLSLNIPRESSRETTIKVDKSRRFSETLCPISGSFDGSEVPPLTPFVETHTLPFPPVVSITPTPAPPDGVQTREEVHAEEHESGSEQSESLSEMLDLAGVPLRPSIQMKDHMRRKSMPTSALLGNAFGKLGLSEQILTEVAGENQQEDLGYCVFSECSAPLPSPADVPSPVDSQHQHFPSLGSEEEDPRVSETEGGQLQMQQKDESEITQICQKPLLENKDPPVKTSMILEKAVTSGLKPDRLRIPMTASKDRLTELRLETGLPGDIKIQAIPEVDVEKDPSREASPIPPDSSFTFTPAETGSRVTLSPTKPKSPAEGTAETQGGERLGKDDEPNNASESKTADVELEENKKITVVEDHQEKAGEADINTTAMSTEPLQASTELKPSLGEIDTHILSEMTQHLSIEKPACEKNPQIQIPEVTLTKESAKPQTSSPIIVIPQAQVDEEVEEEDDIEIAEEPQEIIEEPEEIVHSTINITEESIPDVPEIEEQKKDQMRLMVCDKMADDDPKSGAEEWSHSALNSDEGELATDSSHLSPCSDHDLPQQSEEGDEEGNKKEGLQVVKLEGTEEENQGDKKDKALQEDVERVDSDVIGNGKEKKVKIEEDSTKSRDIEIGEEDTSFATNDETTVDVSILDTDSGWMDPQDDDKSIMTEQIEALPQTQRSTAASTVVDCPAKRLPGKGRGRLGTAECKVTRKAPTYHPPKEEIRKKKVGVRRADQSKVSALQSRSPSRKSGAKVAARHPRPALLHGSARHKATGMAHHQPLSVAQPSRERPTSQQRKSSPTRAVLLKMAVQRGGGADQRSPRPGSACSLKRSPLVEAVICQARPSSACSRPPPSPNKWERTYRSPEKRSSLPRPAKSLTRHIPAAEQEDSTPSRPTSIRTDSRGDSRSGRAPSMPGHDSARSRSARSGASTPGSAVTPGTPPSYSCRTPGSRTPGSHTPKSFSVLQEKKVAVIRTPPKSPSSVQRQLKVINQPLPDLKNVKSKVGSTANLKHQPKGGQIHIQTKKIDLSHVTAKCGSMSNIHHRPGGGHVRIENVKLDFKDKAHAKVGSLDNASHMPGGGNIMIESHKLSFRETAKARVDHGAEIIVTHSPGVETGGTSPRLSSAGSINMESPQLSTLAQDVTAALAKQGL; encoded by the exons ATGGAAGAACCCACTGATGGCTGCAAGCCTTTGGAATCTAAAGTCAAGGACCATAAAGATGTTTCACCGACAGGAGATGTGTCAAGTCTTAAGACAGAAGATAATGCTGAAGTTATGTTACCTGAGAAATCACAAATACCTTTGAGTGAAAGCACTgaacaaatgaagaaaatagaAGCAACAAGTCATGGCAACCAGGACAGCAGCATTTCTAAAGTTGGGCTAGGTCATGAAACAGTCCCGTTAAAAGAAGGATTAGATGAAGGCCAATGTTGTGGATCAAAAAGCTACTTTGAGACAACGTCAAAAAGCCAAGAACAGGGATTGTCACAAAGCTATTATGAACTCAGTTTAACCTCAGAGAAAATGTTAGGTGTAGAGTTTGAGAAAGCTGCGGATAAATTTGAAGAACAGGAGAAGGAAGAAGTGAGGACACCGCCTGGTAAAGCATTATCAGAGCAACGGAGACTGTCCTTGAACATTCCTAGAGAGTCTTCAAGAGAAACAACTATAAAGGTAGACAAGTCAAGAAGATTCTCTGAAACATTGTGTCCAATAAGTGGAAGCTTTGATGGGTCAGAAGTTCCTCCATTAACACCATTTGTTGAGACCCACACTTTGCcctttccacctgttgtctccATTACACCAACACCTGCACCACCTGATGGCGTCCAAACAAGGGAAGAAGTTCATGCTGAGGAGCACGAGTCTGGCTCTGAACAATCAGAAAGCCTCTCTGAGATGTTGGACTTGGCTGGTGTCCCACTTCGTCCATCAATCCAGATGAAGGATCATATGAGACGAAAATCAATGCCAACCAGTGCACTCCTTGGTAATGCTTTTGGCAAGCTTGGTTTGTCAGAGCAAATCTTGACAGAGGTGGCAGGGGAGAATCAACAGGAGGACCTTGGCTACTGTGTGTTCAGTGAGTGTTCAGCTCCCTTGCCTTCTCCTGCTGATGTACCAAGTCCTGTGGATTCTCAACACCAGCATTTCCCTTCTTTGGGTTCTGAAGAGGAGGATCCTAGAGTTTCTGAAACTGAAGGTGGACAACTTCAAATGCAACAAAAAGATGAGAGTGAAATTACCCAGATTTGTCAAAAACCTCTGTTGGAAAATAAAGATCCACCAGTGAAGACCTCCATGATTCTTGAGAAAGCTGTGACTAGTGGATTAAAACCAGATCGCTTACGAATCCCAATGACAGCTTCAAAAGACCGCCTTACTGAACTTCGTCTGGAGACTGGCTTACCTGGGGACATAAAAATCCAGGCAATCCCTGAGGTTGATGTTGAAAAAGACCCCTCTAGAGAAGCCTCACCCATCCCACCAGACAGCTCCTTCACTTTCACCCCTGCAGAAACTGGAAGTAGAGTTACTCTGAGTCCTACCAAGCCCAAGTCCCCAGCTGAAGGAACCGCAGAAACACAAGGTGGAGAAAGGCTGGGGAAAGACGATGAACCCAACAACGCTTCAGAATCCAAGACAGCTGATGTAGAactggaggaaaacaaaaagataactGTTGTTGAAGATCACCAAGAAAAAGCTGGTGAAGCAGATATAAACACAACAGCTATGTCAACAGAACCTTTGCAAGCTAGCACGGAACTAAAACCAAGCTTAGGAGAAATAGATACACACATACTCTCAGAAATGACACAGCATTTAAGCATAGAAAAGCCAGCATGTGAGAAGAATCCCCAAATCCAAATACCAGAGGTAACTCTAACTAAAGAATCAGCAAAGCCACAAACATCTTCCCCAATCATTGTAATACCTCAAGCACAAGTAGATGAGGAAGTCGAAGAAGAGGATGACATTGAGATTGCGGAAGAGCCCCAAGAGATTATAGAAGAACCTGAGGAGATTGTGCATTCCACGATAAATATAACAGAGGAAAGTATACCTGATGTACCGGAAATAGAGGAGCAAAAGAAGGACCAAATGAGACTGATGGTTTGTGATAAGATGGCGGACGACGATCCCAAGTCTGGAGCTGAAGAATGGAGCCATAGTGCCCTAAACAGTGATGAAGGGGAGCTTGCTACAGACAGTTCACACTTGTCTCCGTGTTCTGACCATGACCTTCCACAGCAGTCTGAGGAAGGTGACGAAGAAGGAAACAAGAAAGAAGGCTTACAGGTAGTTAAGCTAGAAGGGACAGAAGAAGAGAATCAAGGGGACAAGAAAGACAAAGCATTGCAAGAGGATGTGGAAAGAGTTGATTCTGATGTGATAGGTaatggaaaagagaaaaaagtcaaGATTGAAGAAGATAGCACCAAAAGTAGAGATATAGAGATTGGTGAAGAAGACACCAGTTTTGCAACTAACGATGAAACCACAGTGGATGTGTCTATCCTGGATACAGACAGTGGCTGGATGGACCCTCAAG ATGATGACAAAAGTATAATGACTGAGCAAATCGAAGCCCTTCCTCAGACCCAGAGATCTACCGCTGCATCTACGGTGGTGGACTGCCCTGCTAAACGGCTCCCCGGCAAAGGAAGGGGGCGCCTTGGCACTGCTGAATGTAAAGTGACACGCAAAGCACCAACCTACCATCCGCCAAAAGAGGagataagaaagaaaaaag TAGGCGTGAGGAGGGCTGACCAGAGTAAGGTGTCAGCCCTCCAAAGTCGCTCTCCATCTCGAAAGAGTGGAGCCAAAGTGGCGGCCAGACATCCTAGGCCCGCTCTGCTTCACGGCTCTGCTAGGCACAAGGCCACAG GTATGGCCCACCATCAGCCCCTCAGCGTGGCCCAACCGTCCAGGGAGAGGCCCACT TCGCAACAGAGAAAATCT AGCCCCACGAGGGCCGTTCTGTTAAAGATGGCAGTGCAGCGCGGTGGGGGGGCAGATCAGCGCTCCCCCCGGCCGGGCTCTGCCTGCAGCCTTAAACGGAGCCCCCTTGTGGAGGCGGTGATATGCCAGGCTCGCCCCTCCTCTGCCTGCTCCCGCCCACCCCCTTCACCAAATAAATGG GAGAGAACATACCGCAGCCCCGAGAAGAGGTCATCCCTCCCCAGGCCAGCCAAGTCTCTGACTCGCCACATTCCTGCTGCGGAACAAGAGGACAGTACCCCCTCCAGGCCAACCT CAATCCGAACAGACTCCAGAGGAGACAGCAGGTCTGGAAGAGCCCCTAGTATGCCAG GCCATGATTCAGCCCGGTCCCGGTCGGCCCGAAGCGGTGCCTCCACCCCGGGCTCTGCTGTCACACCCGGCACTCCACCCAGCTACTCTTGCCGCACCCCAGGCTCACGCACCCCCGGCAGCCACACGCCCAAGTCCTTCAGCGTCCTCCAGGAGAAGAAGGTGGCAGTGATTCGCACCCCACCAAAGTCCCCTTCATCGGTTCAGCGGCAGCTGAAGGTCATCAACCAGCCCTTGCCTGACCTGAAGAATGTAAAGTCCAAGGTTGGGTCCACAGCCAATCTCAAGCATCAGCCGAAAGGAGGACAG ATTCACATCCAGACCAAGAAGATTGATTTGAGCCATGTCACCGCCAAATGTGGTTCCATGTCCAACATCCATCACAGACCAG GGGGAGGACATGTCCGTATAGAGAACGTGAAGCTGGATTTCAAAGATAAGGCCCATGCCAAGGTCGGCTCCCTGGATAATGCCAGCCACATGCCCGGAGGGGGGAAtatcatg ATCGAGAGCCACAAACTGAGCTTCCGGGAAACAGCCAAAGCCCGCGTGGACCATGGTGCAGAGATCATAGTCACCCACTCCCCCGGGGTTGAGACAGGAGGCACCTCTCCTCGCCTGTCCTCCGCCGGCAGCATCAACATGGAGTCGCCACAGCTGTCCACGCTGGCGCAGGACGTCACTGCTGCCCTGGCCAAGCAGGGCTTATGA